The genomic stretch GCCGGAACGTATGCCGGAGGCCAGGACGAGGATGCCGCGCCGCGTCAGCTTCTCCACCGCGTCCTTCAGGACCAGGGCACCGGTCGCGTCCATCGTGGACACCCGCGACATCCGCAGGATCACCACCCGTACGTCGGAGACCTCGGTCAGCTCCAGCAGGAAGCGGTGGGCGCCGGCGAAGAACAGCGGCCCGTCGATGCGGTAGGCGACGATGTGCTCGGCCAGCAGCGCGTGTTCCTCGGCGCTGTGGTCGCCGCGGTCCAGCGGCACCTGGTCGAGGCGGGCCTGCTTGGCCACGGCCCGCAGGGCGAGGGCGCCCGCGACGGCGAGGCCGATGATGACGGCGTAGACCAGGTCTAGGGCCAGGGTGGCGACCGCGGTCAGGACGAGGATCAGCGCGTCGGAGCGGGTGGCCTTCGCCATCGCACGCAGGGAGCCGACCTCGACCATGCGGATCGCCGTGGCCAGCAGGACGCCGGCGAGCGCGGCGAGGGGAATCTTGGAGACGAGGGGTGCCGCGGCGAAGACGATCACGGCGAGGATCGCGGCGTGGGTGAGCGCGGCGAGCCGGGAACTCGCGCCGGTGCGCACGTTCACCGCGGTCCGGGCGATGGCGCCGGTCGCGGGCACGCCGCCGAACAGCGGTGCGGCGATGTTCGCCAGTCCCTGGCCGAACAGCTCGCGATCGGGGTCGTGCTTCTGTCCGACCGTCATGCCGTCGGCGACCGAGGCGGACAGCAGCGACTCCAGGGCGGCCAGCGCGGCGACCGCGACGGCGGGTGCGAACAGGGTGCCCAGCGAGCCCAGGTCGAGGAAGCCGAGCGAGGGCGCGGGGAGCCCGGAGGGCAGGTCGCCGATCGGCTGGGCCGCGTCCAGGCCGCCGATCCCGGCGACGACGGTGGCGGCGATGACCGCGAGGATGGAGAACGGGATGCCCGGCCGCCAGCGGGCGCCGATCAGCATGACGGCGGCCACCGAGACCGCGAAGCCGACCGCTGTCCAGTTCGGGTGCCGCGCGAACTCCTCGACGGCCCGCCAGGTCACCACGAGCACGCGGTCGCCCTCGGGCTTGGGCACGCCGAGGGCGTTCGGGATCTGCTGGAGGCCGATCACGCAGGCGATGCCGAGCGTGAAGCCCTCCACCACCGGCGCGGGCACGTACTGCATGTACTTGCCCGCCCGCAGTGCGGCCAGCGCCACGAGCATGGCACCGGCCATCAGCCCCACGGTCAGCACACCGCCCGGCCCGTACTCGCCGACGATCGGCACCAGCACCACGGTCATGGCCCCGGTGGGCCCGGACACCTGGAGGTTGGATCCGCCGAAGACGGCGGCGAGCGCCCCCGCGACGACCGCGGTGGCCAGTCCCGCCTCCGCGCCGAGGCCGGAGGAGACGCCGAAGCCGAGCGCGAGGGGCAGCGCCACGATGGCCACGGTGAGCCCGGCCAGCAGGTCCCGGCGGGGGTCGCGCCGCAGGTCGGCCAGGTCGCCGCGGGCAGGGAGGAGCGCCGTGAGCCGGGACATCGCCCGGCCGAACACCGAGGTCATCGCGCGGCGACCTCGGCTTCCCGCAGTTCCGCCAGCAGCTCGCCCTGTCCGGCGAGCATCTCGGTGAGAATCCGCCGCGCGGCCTTCATCAGGTCGGCCACGTCCCCGCCCGCCAGCTCGTAGACGACGGTCGAGCCTTCCCGGACCGCGGTGACGATCCCGGACCGGCGCAACACCGCCAGCTGCTGGGACAGGCCGGACGGCTCCACCTCGATCGCGGCCAGCAGTTCCCGCACCGGTCGCGGCCCCTCCTGGAGCAACTCCAGCACCCGGATCCGTACGGGATGCCCGAGCATGCGGAAGAACTCGGCCTTGGCCTGGTACAGCGGAACGGACACAACCCCTCGGCTTCCCTACGGTGCCCCGTCTCGGGGCCGACATGCCTGCGCTGCGCCCGCGGCTACCGGTGGCGGGCACAGCGACTTCAGCATGTATGGAATTGCGAAATTTTGCAATTCACCCATCCGTCATATGGGGCCCGTCGGTCATACGGAGCGGAGGAAGTCCAGCAGGATGCGGTTGAACTCCTCTGGCTTCTCCATGTTGAGGTAGTGGCCGACTCCCTCGATGGTCTCGGTGCGGCCGTTGGGGACGGTACGGGCGAGGCGCTCGGCCGCGTCGAGCAGCTCGACCGGTTCGAGGGTGCCGTTGAGGGCGAGAACCGGTACGTCGATCTCCGGCAGCCGGGGCCAGGAGTCGGTCACCTTCACGTGCCAGTCCGTCTCGCCGGGCGTGTGCTTGGTGATGGTGTGCAGGGCCATGTCCCTGAGCCGCTCCATGATCCGCGGGTCGATGTCGTCCGCGCTCCGGTGCTCGCCGGGCACCACCCGCAGGAAGGCGGCCAGCCAGCCCTCGATGTCGCCCGCGCCCAGGGTGCGCGCGTACTCCGCCTGGATCCCCTGGGTCCAGGGGTCCTGGTACCGGAAATCGCCGGTCGCCGCACCGCAGGTGACGACGGCCCGGACGAGGTCGGGGTGTTCCAGCGCCGTGTCCGTGACGATCACCCCGCCCATCGACACGCCGACGAGGACGGCGGGCCCGGTGTCGAGATGGCGGAGCAGGGCGGCGAGGTCGTCGGGCCAGCGGAACGGCTCGGTCGCGTTGGCCGAGAAGCCGTGGCCGCGTACGTCCGGGGCGATGACCCGGTACTCGGCCGCGAGCGCCGGTATCTGGTCCGCCCAGAAGCGGTGGTCGACGAACCCGCAGTGCATCAGGACGACCGGGTCGCCGGAGCCCGCGTCGAGGTAGGCGAGGTCGCCATCGGTGGAGGGGAAGAAGCGAAGATCCGCAGCAACTGTCATGACAACCAAGGTGTCATCTTCACGGCGCTTTGACAACCCGGTTGTCATGATGGGTCGGTGCATGATGTCCCGGTGAACGACAACGACGCCCCGCTTCCGCCCGACGAACTCGGCCACCGCGTCTCCGAGGTGTTCGACCTGATCGGCGCGCTCTACCGGCGCGGGCTGCGCAAGATCGAGCAGGGCGAACAGGTCGAGGGGGTCTCCGTCGGCGTGCGCTCCGTCCTGGTGCTGCTGCGCAGGTACGGGCCCATGACGGTGCCCCAGATGGGCCGGATCATGGCGCTGTCCCGGCAGTTCGTGCAGCGCATGGTCAACGACGCGGTGGCGGAGGGCTGGGCGGAGGTCACTCCCAACCCCGCCCACCAGCGGTCCTCGCTGATCCGGATCATGCCCGCCGGCGAGACACTGATCGACGCGATCCTCGCGCGCGAGCACGCCCTGAACCGGCAGGTCGGCGGCGATCTGACCGACGCCGAACTGCGCGCGTGCAGGCGGGTGCTGAAGGAGATGCTGAAGACCTTCGACGACGGCGAAGTGGGCTGACCGCCGGACCGGTGCCGGTGGTCCTACTCCCCCATCACCAGGCCGTCCTTGTCCGCGCCCCTGCTGAACACCACGTCCCGGATCCGGTCCCGCACCGCGGTGACGTCGGCTCCCTGCTTCAGCGCCTGGTTGAGGTCGACCACCCGGCCGGCGTCGATGTCGAACAACTGCGGTACGAATTCGGCCTTGGTCACCTTCCAGCGGGCGCCCGCCTTCGCGGGCGGGGCGAAGGTGAAGCGGCCGATCGTGGACTGGTTCCCGCGCGGGTCGGGGCTGCCGCTGTGGTTGAACATCTGGCCCGCGACCTGGTCGCCCATGCCGTAGATCACCCAGGTTCCGTTGACCTTCTCGTAGGCCTGCGGGACATGGGCGTGGGTGCCGAGGATCAGGTCGATGTCGGGGCGCTCGCCGGTGCGCGCGGCGGTGAGGGAGCGGGCCAGGGTCACCTGCTGCCGGTCGGGCTCGTCCTGCCATTCGGTGCCCCAGTGCAGGGATACGACGACCACGTCGGCGCCTGCCCGGCGGGCGGTGCGGGCGTCGGCGAGGATCCGGGCCTCGTCGATCAGGTTCACGGCCCAGGGCTGATCGGCCGGGAGCGGATAGCCGTTGGTGCCGTAGGTGTACGCGAGGTGCGCCACCTGGGCCTCGCCCGCGCGCAGCACGGTGACCGTGCGGGCCTCGGCCTCGGTGCGCGCGGATCCGGCGTGCCGTACGCCTGCCCGGTCGAGGGCGTCCAGGGTGCGGCGGATGCCCTCGGCGCCGTCGTCGAGGCTGTGGTTGGAAGCGGTGGAGCAGCCGTCGTAGCCGGTGGCGGCGAGGCCGGCGGCAACCTCGGGCGGGGACTTGAAGGCGGGGTAGCCGGTGTAGTTTCCGTCCGCGCCGTAGACCGTCTCCATGTGACACAGGGCCAGATCGGCGCGGCCCACCAGGGGTTTCGCCCCCGCGAGCATGGGGCGGAAGTCGTAGCCCGAGCCGCCCGCGTCGAAGCGGGCGCGGTCGATGATCGAGCTGTGCGGAAGGACGTCGCCGGAGGCGACGAGGGTGAAGCCGCGGGCGTCCGCGGCGGAGGGGGCGGGATGCCCCGGTGACTCGTGCCGGTCGGCCTGGCAGGCCGCGCCCGCGGCGAGGAGGGCCGTCAGGGCCAGGGCCACCTGTCGACTGCGTGCGATCATCACTCACCCCGATGTGGTCGTATTTACACATCAATAGGTAAGAATCGCGACGCATCGGTACCTGGTTCCGACACGCCCCTTAGCCCGTCCGGCGCAGGGCGAACGGTGGCCGGGACCGTTCGTCGAACCGTTCGTCGACGCGATCGACCGTCCGTCGCAGACCCGTGTGCGCGACCTGTCCACGGACCGCGCCCTGCGATGCCATACGGCCATGACGGCCGGAACCACTCTCATCAACGGGACGACGACCGCCGAGCACGAGCTCGCCGCGCTTCAGCGGGAGCACGGCCGGCCTCTCTTCGCGCTGCTGCTCAGGCTCTGCGACGGGGACCGGCAGCGCGCCGAGGACCTGGTCCAGGAGACCCTCGTGCGCGCCTGGCAGCATCCCGAGGCCCTGCGCGCCGACGACTTCGACTCCGTACGGCCCTGGCTGCTCACCGTCGGCCGGCGGCTCGCGATCGACGCGCGGCGGGCCCGGCAGGCGCGGCCGCCCGAGGTCGGTGACGCGATCCTGGAGAACGCTCGGGTCTGTGCCGATCACGCCGAACGGGCGGCGGCGGCCCTCGATGTGCGCGAGGCTGTGAAGACACTCACTCCGGAGCACCGTGAAGTCCTGGTGCTCGTGTACTTCCAGGGGGCGAGTGTGGCGGAAGCGGCGCAGACCCTCGGCATCCCTGCCGGTACCGTGAAGTCCCGCGCGTACTACGCGCTGCGCGCCCTGCGCCGGGTGCTTCCGGGATACGCGGCCGACCTGCGGTGAAACCAATGGCTGAGTCAAACCTCCGTAAAGCGCCTTGCTGAGGACCATGGTTGAGTAATCGGCTGTCTTCATCCGTGTTCCGCATTGGGAGCCCGATGTCGGGCGACGCGTACGCACCGGAGGAAGGCAGGAAGGGATGCTGCACAGAGGCCAAGAGAGCACCGGCGGCACCGGCGGCGGTGAACTGACCGTCCCCATGGCGTGGTTGTACGCCGAGTACATTGCCGACGAGCTGCTGCGTACCGGTGATCTGATGCCGGCGACGTCCTTCGAGTTCCGCGCCGGGCGGGACGCGTTGGCGTTGACGATCTTCCTGTCGGACACCGGCGGTGAACTCTCCGGCATCCGGGTCGTCTCCCAGCTCGACACCTGGCTGTCGCTGACGGCGTACGACCAGCCCTGGCAGGACTGGGTGCGCGAGCGGATGGCGAAGGCCGCCGCCGAGGCGATCGAGTCCGGGGGGCCCACACCCGACCTGGACCTCGCCGAGGCGGCCTGGCGCTGGCTGGAGGAGACCGAGCTGCTCGCCCCGGACCTCAACGCGGTGCCCGGCGGCGGCGCGCTAGGCAGCGAGGACGAGGGCCCGAAGGTGTGGACCCCGGCCTGGCAACTGGGGCTTCCGCTGGGGCATTTGGCGATCCACCTCTTCTAGGCGAGGCCGCGCTCGGGGCCCGCGGAGGCCGTTCGGAAACTTTTTCCGCTACGGGACCAATCCTTCGCCCCGACGGCTCCGAATCCGTTGGTTGCGATTCTGTGTGTGCCTTGAGTGATTCGGCGGTCACGTGCGTACGGGTGGGAGCAAGGAGTAACCCACCCCGCACCCAACGGCACGAGGATTCCGCATGAGGTCCCTGGAGAGGCATCGCGACGTCGCCGCGTACGCGCTCGGCGTGCTGGACGAGGCGGACGCCTTCCGCTTCGAGGATCACCTCATGGAGTGCCCCAGCTGTGCGGCACACGTGACGGAATTCGGGCCCGCCACCCGGCAGTTGATGCTGTACCGCCGGGCCACCCCGCGCGCCGTGCACCCGATGGCCAAGCCCGGCCCCCGGCTGCTGGACCGGCTGCTGGGCGAGATGGCGGGCCGCAACCGGATGCGCCGCAGACGTCTGCTGTTCGGCCTGGCCGCCTCGGCGGCGGTGGCGCTGGCGTCGCCCGGGATCGCCATGATGGCGTCGGACGGCGGCTCGTCGGCCCGCAAGGTCGACGCCACCGACGAACGCTCGGGGGTATGGGCCCAGGTCACCGCCGAGAGCGAGCCGTGGGGCACCCAGGTCGAGCTGAAGGTCAAGGACGGCGCGGGCCCCCGCGCCTGCCGGCTGATCGCCGTCGGCACGGACGGTTCGGAGCAGATGGTCACCAGCTGGACGACCTCCCGCCACGACGCCCGCGAGAACACCATGATGGGCGCCGCCGCCTTCCACCCCGAGGAGATCGCCCGCTACGAGCTGCGCACCTCGGACGGGGAGCACCTGGTGACGCTGGAGAACGGCTGAGCCCCGTCTCCCTCGCCGTTTCGAGTTGCCGCCGGCACCACCGGGACCTTGCCGGGGTAAGTCTGTTGCTTCCTGGTCATGGCGCGATCACGAGCCGGCCCAGGACGACCACGACGACTGCCACGAGACCCGGACCTTGAGGTGCCCGCGGGGTCACATCCCGGCCCCGCCTGGCACCGGGGGCCCGCCGACGGCGCCTTCGCCGACGGTGGAGGGAGAACCGGTGGATTGCCAGTCCACCCGTAGTCCGTCGCGTCGACCGAACCTCTCGACGCCCGGCGACAAGGTCCTGCAACCGCCTCAAGTCGTCGTCTGCGGCCGCCTCGACACGCAGCACCAACGCTCCCGAGGTAGCCCGCAGGATGATCTGCCCCCCAGGGCAGGGCGACTTGGCCTTCGGTGTCGGACCACTCGATCTGCGCCTGCTCCGCCACGGCCCGCATCTCACGGAGTGCCTGCCCATCACCACTCCCCGAATGACCATGGAGGCGCCGGCCGAGGTGGCGGCCCTTGTTGGAGAAGTGCTTGCAGAGCTGGCCGAGGTACCGGCTGGGCCGCTCGGTCTCGACACGGGCTTCGACGGTTGGCATTGCGTTCCACCAGCCACGCCTGGATGCCGTCCGAGTCGGTGGCGATCTCGATCGTGGACGGCTCGATGGAGTCGACCCGCAACCCGTCGGCGAACGCGGCTTCGATCTCCACCCGCGTCAGCTTGTGCACCCGCCCCCACTCGCCCTGCTGCCGGTCGCTGAACCCGAGCATGAAGTAGCGGCCGCCCGCCGGCACGGCAGCCCGCAGCGCAGCCACGTAGGCGGCGCGGTTCTCGCCGTCGAAGATGTGGAAGAGCCCGCAATCCAGCACGGTGTCGAAGACCTCGCCGAGTTCGCCGAGCCGCCGAGCATCGTGCCGCAGGAACCGCACCGCACGGCCGCGGGCGTGCGCCTTGTCCCCGGCCGTGCGTAGGGCGTTCGCGGCGAGGTCCACGCCGGTCGCGTCCAGGCCCAGTCCCGCCGCCATGATCGCGTGCTCGCCGGTGCCGCAGCCGACGTCCAGGACCTTACCGCCGAGGACACCAGCCTCGGCGAGCGCCTCGAACGCCGCCTGGGGCCGGCCGATGTCCCAAGGCGGCCTGGCGAGTGGGTCGAGCCGGCCATGTCGTGCTCTCCCGTCTGTCCTGATCGTCCTGATCCCCGGACCTGCTCCAGGTTTATCGATACATAGCGTCTCTGTCGTGAGGCCGCCGCGCACCGGCTCGTGGCGGTCGCGCCCTCACCGGGTTGCGCCCCCACGGGCACCACTGCGCCGATGTCCGCACTCGCCCCAGACCCAGCCGATCAAGGCGCCCGACAAGGGCCGGGCTTCAGTGGCTGTGTCCGTCGTCGGCGTGCCCGGCATCCGCGGTTTCGGCGGGGGCCGTGGTCCGCTCGGGCTCCTCGGGGACGGTCGTCCCACGGTCCGGGGAGTGGTCGTGGCCGGGCTCCTCCTCGTCCGGCGCCTCCGTCTCCCCGCTGGTCTCCTCGCCGTGACTGTGTCCGCCGCCTCCCGACTCCGCCGCCATCCCGTCGGCGATGCCACGCAGGCCGACGAACGCCACCGCCGCGGTCACCAGGACCAGCGCTCCCGTCGGCCCGGCGATGCCGCGCCAGCGGGCTGGCTCGTACCGAAGGACGTAGGCGACGAAGGACAGGGTGAGCCCGAAGGGAATCAACATCGCGGCACGTTCGGGAAAGTCCTCGAAGTGCTGGAGTCCGCCGCTGAGCATGCCGATGCCGAACGACAGGGCGAGCGAGGCGACCACGACGCCCAGCACCTTGGTCGCACCGGGCCGCTGCCTGGTGAGCACGAACTCGTTGAGGACGGTGGCGAAGAGGAAGACCGCCGCGCCGACGACGGCGATGAGGGTGTAGCGCGCGGGGTCCAGGGGGTGGTGCACGATGGCGCCGCTGATCAGTCCGGCGCCCACGAATGTGGCAGCGTAGCCGAGGTAGTTGCCGAGCAGGGGTGTGCGCTTCGGGGCACGGCGACGGCCCCGCCGCCGCTCCGCGCGACCCGGGGGCGGTGACAGTGCCGGCTCGGCCTGGGCTGCGGAGGATCGCGTGGGCTCCAGATGCCGGTGAGTCTCTGGGCGGTGCGGCGCGTATGCCGGGGCCTCCCGGCGCGGCGGGGGTACGGAAGTGCGGTCGGTGAGGTGCTGCTGGGACACGGAGGACGCCTTTCAGCGCAGGCCGGCATGCGAGTACGACAAGCCGGCCCGTCGGAGCGTGGACGGTGAACGGGGGGGAAGGGCGACCGGGCCATGCAGGGACCGGTACGCCGGCGCGCGGCACCCGCGGGTGCACGCGTCAGATCACCGTCGGCCTAGATCCGCAACACAGACAGCCGGGACAGTCCGGGACTCACGCCGGGGTCCTGAGGCAGGCCGGCCCGGATCGTGCCAAGACCCTCTGCGCAGTTCCCCGTTGCCGTGCTGTACGGCCCGAGCAGCCATGACCCGCTCGGCATCAGTGCGAAGCAGTCGGAGGCGTCTGTCCCCTCGGCATGCACGCGGCGCTGCACATCGCCGTGGTCGACCACCTCGACAGCCGTGGCGGCGGAGTGCGGTTCCTCCTGGGCACTGGCCCCCTGGGCCGGGGCCGCTTCCCCCTGGTGGCCATGCTGGACAGCACTGGACGCCGTTACACCGCCGTGCGCCCCGGCGTGGCTCAGAGTGTGGAGAACGCCGACTCCGAGGAACAGCAGCGCGAGCAGGACAAGACGCAGCGCGATGCCGCCTGCCTTCGTCCCGCCGCTCAAGCGCCCTGCTCCTCGGTCCGGCGCCTGTGCAGGCGCTGTGGTTGCCCTTGGTCGCAACAGACTACTCATGACACGCGACCCAAGGCGCCTGGGCCTGTCCATGGCACACCGGGACGCGGTCGACAGAACACGGAGGGAATCCGTCCGGTGCGGGTCAACCCCCTTGAGAGCGGCGGTCATCCCGACCCCCGT from Streptomyces davaonensis JCM 4913 encodes the following:
- a CDS encoding ABC transporter permease, producing MSQQHLTDRTSVPPPRREAPAYAPHRPETHRHLEPTRSSAAQAEPALSPPPGRAERRRGRRRAPKRTPLLGNYLGYAATFVGAGLISGAIVHHPLDPARYTLIAVVGAAVFLFATVLNEFVLTRQRPGATKVLGVVVASLALSFGIGMLSGGLQHFEDFPERAAMLIPFGLTLSFVAYVLRYEPARWRGIAGPTGALVLVTAAVAFVGLRGIADGMAAESGGGGHSHGEETSGETEAPDEEEPGHDHSPDRGTTVPEEPERTTAPAETADAGHADDGHSH
- a CDS encoding ArsR/SmtB family transcription factor; protein product: MSVPLYQAKAEFFRMLGHPVRIRVLELLQEGPRPVRELLAAIEVEPSGLSQQLAVLRRSGIVTAVREGSTVVYELAGGDVADLMKAARRILTEMLAGQGELLAELREAEVAAR
- a CDS encoding alpha/beta fold hydrolase, which codes for MTVAADLRFFPSTDGDLAYLDAGSGDPVVLMHCGFVDHRFWADQIPALAAEYRVIAPDVRGHGFSANATEPFRWPDDLAALLRHLDTGPAVLVGVSMGGVIVTDTALEHPDLVRAVVTCGAATGDFRYQDPWTQGIQAEYARTLGAGDIEGWLAAFLRVVPGEHRSADDIDPRIMERLRDMALHTITKHTPGETDWHVKVTDSWPRLPEIDVPVLALNGTLEPVELLDAAERLARTVPNGRTETIEGVGHYLNMEKPEEFNRILLDFLRSV
- a CDS encoding class I SAM-dependent methyltransferase — protein: MRGGLTTETLCIDKPGAGPGIRTIRTDGRARHGRLDPLARPPWDIGRPQAAFEALAEAGVLGGKVLDVGCGTGEHAIMAAGLGLDATGVDLAANALRTAGDKAHARGRAVRFLRHDARRLGELGEVFDTVLDCGLFHIFDGENRAAYVAALRAAVPAGGRYFMLGFSDRQQGEWGRVHKLTRVEIEAAFADGLRVDSIEPSTIEIATDSDGIQAWLVERNANRRSPCRDRAAQPVPRPALQALLQQGPPPRPAPPWSFGEW
- a CDS encoding zf-HC2 domain-containing protein; the encoded protein is MRSLERHRDVAAYALGVLDEADAFRFEDHLMECPSCAAHVTEFGPATRQLMLYRRATPRAVHPMAKPGPRLLDRLLGEMAGRNRMRRRRLLFGLAASAAVALASPGIAMMASDGGSSARKVDATDERSGVWAQVTAESEPWGTQVELKVKDGAGPRACRLIAVGTDGSEQMVTSWTTSRHDARENTMMGAAAFHPEEIARYELRTSDGEHLVTLENG
- a CDS encoding CapA family protein; the protein is MIARSRQVALALTALLAAGAACQADRHESPGHPAPSAADARGFTLVASGDVLPHSSIIDRARFDAGGSGYDFRPMLAGAKPLVGRADLALCHMETVYGADGNYTGYPAFKSPPEVAAGLAATGYDGCSTASNHSLDDGAEGIRRTLDALDRAGVRHAGSARTEAEARTVTVLRAGEAQVAHLAYTYGTNGYPLPADQPWAVNLIDEARILADARTARRAGADVVVVSLHWGTEWQDEPDRQQVTLARSLTAARTGERPDIDLILGTHAHVPQAYEKVNGTWVIYGMGDQVAGQMFNHSGSPDPRGNQSTIGRFTFAPPAKAGARWKVTKAEFVPQLFDIDAGRVVDLNQALKQGADVTAVRDRIRDVVFSRGADKDGLVMGE
- a CDS encoding SulP family inorganic anion transporter codes for the protein MTSVFGRAMSRLTALLPARGDLADLRRDPRRDLLAGLTVAIVALPLALGFGVSSGLGAEAGLATAVVAGALAAVFGGSNLQVSGPTGAMTVVLVPIVGEYGPGGVLTVGLMAGAMLVALAALRAGKYMQYVPAPVVEGFTLGIACVIGLQQIPNALGVPKPEGDRVLVVTWRAVEEFARHPNWTAVGFAVSVAAVMLIGARWRPGIPFSILAVIAATVVAGIGGLDAAQPIGDLPSGLPAPSLGFLDLGSLGTLFAPAVAVAALAALESLLSASVADGMTVGQKHDPDRELFGQGLANIAAPLFGGVPATGAIARTAVNVRTGASSRLAALTHAAILAVIVFAAAPLVSKIPLAALAGVLLATAIRMVEVGSLRAMAKATRSDALILVLTAVATLALDLVYAVIIGLAVAGALALRAVAKQARLDQVPLDRGDHSAEEHALLAEHIVAYRIDGPLFFAGAHRFLLELTEVSDVRVVILRMSRVSTMDATGALVLKDAVEKLTRRGILVLASGIRSGQLQVLDSVGALDLLRHEGREYATTPEAIRAARDHLETAGVLSALPAQQPRTSSEDALR
- a CDS encoding MarR family winged helix-turn-helix transcriptional regulator, with translation MNDNDAPLPPDELGHRVSEVFDLIGALYRRGLRKIEQGEQVEGVSVGVRSVLVLLRRYGPMTVPQMGRIMALSRQFVQRMVNDAVAEGWAEVTPNPAHQRSSLIRIMPAGETLIDAILAREHALNRQVGGDLTDAELRACRRVLKEMLKTFDDGEVG
- a CDS encoding sigma-70 family RNA polymerase sigma factor, producing MTAGTTLINGTTTAEHELAALQREHGRPLFALLLRLCDGDRQRAEDLVQETLVRAWQHPEALRADDFDSVRPWLLTVGRRLAIDARRARQARPPEVGDAILENARVCADHAERAAAALDVREAVKTLTPEHREVLVLVYFQGASVAEAAQTLGIPAGTVKSRAYYALRALRRVLPGYAADLR